A window of Streptomyces armeniacus contains these coding sequences:
- a CDS encoding DUF1062 domain-containing protein, with amino-acid sequence MPACLPVILRRCHACASGRFRASGKFRVNAHHKLLDVWLLARCTVCGETTKLTVLERTNVRSVRPELLDLLHHDDPGLTAELLRDPAVRRRNRIALDWDNAWRLDTGAPDRPEDEAVEVSVRNPARIPVRPVRLIAEGFGLSRTEVERLLTEGNLVSVVRLSGKLSGDFTFTLKR; translated from the coding sequence ATGCCCGCCTGCCTGCCTGTCATCCTCCGCCGCTGCCACGCCTGCGCCTCCGGGCGCTTTCGTGCAAGCGGCAAATTCCGCGTCAACGCACACCACAAGCTCCTCGACGTCTGGCTCCTCGCGCGGTGCACGGTGTGCGGGGAGACCACCAAGCTCACCGTCCTGGAACGGACGAACGTGCGCTCCGTACGGCCTGAACTCCTGGACCTGCTGCACCACGACGACCCGGGCCTGACCGCCGAGTTGCTCCGGGACCCGGCCGTACGGCGCCGCAACCGCATCGCTCTCGACTGGGACAACGCCTGGCGCCTCGACACCGGCGCACCGGACCGGCCGGAGGACGAGGCGGTCGAGGTCTCGGTCCGGAACCCGGCGCGGATTCCCGTCCGGCCGGTACGGCTGATCGCCGAGGGCTTCGGCCTTTCACGGACCGAAGTCGAGAGACTCCTCACGGAGGGGAATCTCGTCTCGGTGGTCCGGCTGAGCGGCAAGCTCTCCGGCGACTTCACCTTCACGCTGAAGCGCTGA
- a CDS encoding fumarate reductase/succinate dehydrogenase flavoprotein subunit translates to MTKDHTYDDAAKGHRYGERAYDDATEHGTYSEHGTYSEHAYGGYSDYAVGDPLVDTKAPDGPVADRWKRRRFEARLVNPANRRKHTVIVVGTGLAGGAAGASLAEQGYRVVQFCYQDSPRRAHSIAAQGGINAAKNYRNDGDSVHRLFYDTVKGGDFRSRESNVHRLAEVSVEIIDQCVAQGVPFAREYGGLLDTRSFGGMQVSRTFYARGQTGQQLLLGAYQALSRQIAAGSVEMHPRTEMLDLIVVDGRARGIVARDLVTGRVDTYFADAVVLATGGYGNVFYLSTNAKNSNATAVWRAHRRGAHFANPCFTQIHPTCIPRAGDHQSKLTLMSESLRNDGRIWVPKAHGDDRPPGAIPENERDYYLERQYPSFGNLVPRDIASRAAKNVCDEGRGVGPGGQGVYLDFADAIARLGREAVEAKYGNLFEMYERITAENPYEVPMRIYPAIHYTMGGLWVDYDLQTTVPGLFAIGEANFSDHGANRLGASALMQGLADGYFVLPATLNDYLAGHWHDEVPENHPAVHEAVGAVTDRLYALLSNNGDRTPDSFHRELGELLWDECGMSRTEAGLRKALDRIPALREEFWRRIRVPGSGEALNQSLEKANRVADHLELAELMCLDALHRTESCGGHFREESRTADGEAERDDEAFSYVAAWEFTRTGAPPVLHREQLTFEYVHPTQRSYT, encoded by the coding sequence ATGACCAAGGACCACACGTACGACGACGCGGCCAAGGGCCACAGGTACGGCGAGCGCGCGTACGACGACGCGACCGAGCACGGCACGTACAGCGAGCACGGCACGTACAGCGAGCACGCGTACGGCGGTTACTCCGACTACGCCGTCGGCGACCCCCTCGTCGACACCAAGGCCCCCGACGGCCCCGTCGCCGACCGCTGGAAGCGCCGCCGCTTCGAGGCCAGGCTGGTCAACCCGGCGAACCGCCGCAAGCACACCGTCATCGTCGTCGGCACCGGCCTGGCGGGCGGCGCCGCCGGGGCGTCCCTCGCCGAACAGGGCTACCGCGTCGTCCAGTTCTGCTACCAGGACTCCCCGCGCCGCGCCCACTCCATCGCCGCCCAGGGCGGCATCAACGCCGCCAAGAACTACCGCAACGACGGCGACTCCGTGCACCGCCTCTTCTACGACACCGTGAAGGGCGGCGACTTCCGCTCCCGCGAGTCGAACGTGCACCGGCTCGCCGAGGTGTCGGTGGAGATCATCGACCAGTGCGTGGCGCAGGGCGTGCCGTTCGCCCGCGAGTACGGCGGGCTGCTGGACACGCGGTCGTTCGGCGGCATGCAGGTCTCCCGTACGTTCTACGCCCGCGGCCAGACCGGGCAGCAGCTGCTGCTCGGCGCGTACCAGGCGCTGTCCCGGCAGATCGCCGCCGGCAGCGTGGAGATGCATCCCCGTACGGAGATGCTGGACCTGATCGTCGTGGACGGGCGTGCCCGCGGCATCGTGGCGCGCGACCTGGTGACGGGCCGCGTCGACACGTACTTCGCGGACGCCGTCGTGCTGGCCACCGGCGGCTACGGCAACGTCTTCTACCTCTCCACCAACGCCAAGAACTCCAACGCCACCGCCGTCTGGCGGGCCCACCGGCGCGGCGCCCACTTCGCCAACCCCTGCTTCACGCAGATCCATCCGACCTGCATCCCGCGCGCCGGCGACCACCAGTCGAAGCTGACGCTGATGAGCGAGTCGCTGCGGAACGACGGCCGGATCTGGGTGCCGAAGGCGCACGGCGACGACCGGCCGCCCGGCGCCATCCCCGAGAACGAGCGGGACTACTACCTGGAGCGGCAGTATCCCTCGTTCGGCAATCTCGTGCCGCGCGACATCGCCTCGCGCGCCGCCAAGAACGTCTGCGACGAGGGCCGCGGCGTCGGCCCCGGCGGCCAGGGCGTGTACCTCGACTTCGCCGACGCCATCGCGCGGCTGGGCCGTGAGGCGGTGGAGGCGAAGTACGGGAACCTCTTCGAGATGTACGAGCGGATCACCGCGGAGAACCCGTACGAGGTGCCCATGCGCATCTACCCCGCCATCCACTACACGATGGGCGGCCTCTGGGTCGACTACGACCTCCAGACCACCGTGCCCGGCCTGTTCGCCATCGGCGAGGCCAACTTCTCCGACCACGGCGCCAACCGCCTCGGCGCCTCCGCCCTCATGCAGGGCCTCGCCGACGGCTACTTCGTGCTGCCCGCCACCCTCAACGACTACCTCGCCGGCCACTGGCACGACGAGGTGCCCGAGAACCACCCGGCGGTGCACGAGGCCGTCGGCGCGGTCACCGACCGGCTGTACGCGCTGCTGTCCAACAACGGCGACCGCACCCCCGACTCGTTCCACCGCGAGCTGGGCGAGCTGCTCTGGGACGAGTGCGGCATGTCCCGTACGGAGGCGGGGCTGCGCAAGGCGCTCGACCGGATTCCCGCGCTCCGCGAGGAGTTCTGGCGCCGCATTCGCGTCCCCGGCAGCGGCGAGGCGCTCAACCAGTCGCTGGAGAAGGCCAACCGCGTCGCCGACCACCTCGAGCTCGCCGAGCTGATGTGCCTGGACGCGCTGCACCGCACCGAGTCCTGCGGCGGCCACTTCCGCGAGGAGAGCCGTACGGCGGACGGCGAGGCGGAGCGCGACGACGAGGCGTTCTCGTACGTCGCCGCCTGGGAGTTCACCCGTACGGGAGCGCCGCCGGTGCTGCACCGCGAGCAGCTGACCTTCGAGTACGTACACCCCACCCAGCGGAGCTACACGTGA
- a CDS encoding succinate dehydrogenase cytochrome b subunit: protein MALGTRTRTDRRETDPRRTDRRGTGKTAARRPSSLVALVWRSTVGKKAVMAVTGLIMLAYLVGHLLGNLKVFFGPDEMNGYAHWLRTIGEPFLRHGWFVWLVRFGLLAAVILHGVSAYQLSRRDRAARPVAYAHPRRPGKGRGDYATRTMRWGGVILALFIVWHLLDLTTGTVNPRGEEGHPYENIVATFSTWYGNTIYIVAMLAVGLHIRHGFWSAAQTLGANRPSRDRALKITANGLALVLTAGFLSIPLAVMTGVVS, encoded by the coding sequence ATGGCACTGGGCACGCGGACGCGCACGGACCGGCGGGAGACGGACCCGCGCAGGACGGACCGGCGAGGGACGGGCAAGACGGCCGCACGGCGGCCGTCCTCCCTCGTGGCACTCGTATGGCGCTCGACCGTCGGCAAGAAGGCCGTCATGGCCGTCACCGGCCTGATCATGCTGGCGTACCTGGTCGGCCATCTCCTCGGGAATCTGAAGGTGTTCTTCGGCCCGGACGAGATGAACGGCTACGCGCACTGGCTGCGTACGATCGGCGAACCCTTCCTCCGGCACGGCTGGTTCGTGTGGCTCGTACGGTTCGGGCTGCTGGCCGCCGTCATCCTGCACGGCGTCTCCGCGTACCAGCTCAGCCGCCGGGACCGGGCCGCGCGGCCCGTCGCGTACGCGCACCCGCGGCGGCCCGGGAAGGGCCGCGGCGACTACGCGACGCGGACGATGCGCTGGGGCGGCGTGATCCTCGCGCTGTTCATCGTGTGGCACCTGCTCGACCTGACCACCGGCACGGTGAACCCGCGGGGCGAGGAGGGCCACCCGTACGAGAACATCGTCGCCACCTTCAGCACGTGGTACGGCAACACCATCTACATCGTGGCGATGCTCGCCGTCGGGCTGCACATCCGGCACGGCTTCTGGAGCGCCGCCCAGACCCTCGGCGCGAACCGGCCGAGCCGCGACCGGGCGCTCAAGATCACGGCGAACGGGCTGGCGCTGGTCCTGACCGCCGGGTTCCTCTCCATTCCCCTGGCCGTGATGACGGGAGTCGTGAGCTGA
- a CDS encoding succinate dehydrogenase/fumarate reductase iron-sulfur subunit, with product MNLHLRIWRQPGPDADGAMTTYEVTGISPDMSFLEMLDTLNEELAARGEEPVAFDHDCREGICGACGMVINGQAHGPERTTACQLHMRHFADGDTIDVEPWRAAAFPVVKDLVVDRSAFDRIIGSGGYVTAPTGSAPEAHATPVPKAAADTAFENAECIGCGACVAACPNGSAMLFTSAKVVHLNSLPQGGPERESRVLDMVATMDEEGFGGCTNTGECATACPKGIPLPSIAAMNREYLRAARRAGR from the coding sequence GTGAACCTCCACCTGCGCATCTGGCGCCAGCCGGGCCCTGACGCGGACGGCGCCATGACCACGTACGAGGTGACGGGCATCAGCCCGGACATGTCGTTCCTGGAGATGCTCGACACCCTCAACGAGGAGCTGGCGGCGCGCGGCGAGGAGCCCGTCGCGTTCGACCACGACTGCCGCGAGGGCATCTGCGGCGCCTGCGGCATGGTCATCAACGGCCAGGCACACGGCCCGGAACGCACCACCGCCTGCCAGCTGCACATGCGGCACTTCGCGGACGGCGACACGATCGACGTGGAGCCGTGGCGGGCGGCGGCCTTCCCGGTGGTGAAGGACCTGGTGGTGGACCGTTCGGCGTTCGACCGCATCATCGGCTCGGGCGGCTACGTCACGGCCCCGACGGGCAGCGCCCCGGAGGCACACGCCACGCCGGTGCCGAAGGCGGCGGCGGACACGGCGTTCGAGAACGCGGAGTGCATCGGCTGCGGCGCGTGCGTGGCGGCCTGCCCGAACGGCTCGGCGATGCTCTTCACCTCGGCGAAGGTCGTCCACCTCAACTCCCTGCCGCAGGGCGGCCCGGAGCGGGAGTCCCGGGTCCTGGACATGGTCGCGACGATGGACGAGGAGGGCTTCGGCGGCTGCACGAACACGGGCGAGTGCGCGACCGCCTGCCCGAAGGGCATCCCGCTCCCGTCGATCGCGGCGATGAACCGCGAGTACCTGCGGGCGGCACGGCGGGCGGGGCGCTGA